The following DNA comes from Gordonia zhaorongruii.
CGGGCTCTCGCACGGGGCACGGGCGGTCGCCCGGCACCCGAGCGTCGGCATCGTCCTCAGTGCGATCGGGGTCCACCGGATCGTGTTCGGGATGAACACCCTGATGCTGTTACTGGTGGTGCGCAGCTTCGACATCGGCGGCCCGCTCGGTAAGGACGTCCAGGCGATGAGCGTCATCGGCGGTGTCGTCGCCGTCGGTGCGCTCCTGGCTGCGATCAGCACCCCGTGGGCGGTGCATCGCTTCGGCCGACGGCGGACGGTCGTGACGCTGCTGTGCGTCGGCGCTCTGGCCGAGATCCTCCTGTGGCCGCTCACCGCGTCGACAGTCCTCGTCGCAGCGCTGCTTCTCGGCCTGGTGGGCCAGACCGTCAAACTGTGCGGAGACGTCGCCATGCAGTGCGACATCCCCGACTCGTACCGCGGCCAGGTGTTCGCGGTCCAGGACGCGGTGTTCAACTCCGCGTTCGTCAGCGCGATCTTCGTCGCAGCGCTGATGATCCCCGCCGACGGGTTCTCGGTGCCGCTGATCGTCGCCGGCAGTGTCCTGTATCTCGCCGGTGCCGTGTTCGTGTGGCAGTCCGACCCGGTCGCCGTCGAAGGCCCCTCACGTCATGCGGTCGACCGCGAGGAGCGCATCCTCGACCTGCACTGACGGTCGGTGCGGCACCGGTCACCGGGAACATCCCGATCACGGGCGGGGGACCGGCCGGTGAGTGTCCGCGTATCCGTCCCCATCCGTGTCGGCCAGAACGGTGTCTGCCGTCCCGTCGCCATCGGTGTCGAGAACCGACTCGTGCGGCGTCGTCGTCGGCGCCGGCTCCCCGCGATCGCTGTCCGTCGGCGCACCGGCGACTCGAGCCCAGAGTCCGGATCCGTCATCGACGAAGCCGGACTCGCGTACTCCGTCATCGTCCAGATCGAGAACGGACCTGTCGGCCGCGCCGTCGCCGTCGGAATCCCACATCGCATCGTCGGTGCGATCGTCGCCGTCGAAGTCGAGCGCCACCGCGTCGAGTACACCGTCGCCGTCGAGGTCCAGGTCGGCGGGCGAACGCCACGTCGACAGGTCGTCGTCGCCGGTGCCGAAGCCGTACTCGATGACCGGGTCCATACCGGTAGGACGCCGGCCCGCACGCACGCGTTCCACAGGCAACCGGCGTGTCGGAGGGGCACGTCGGAGGAGCGCGTCGATCGCCCGGTTCAGTAACCCATCGTGCGGATGGTCGTGGCCAGTTCGTCGAGCTGCTCGCGCCGCACGTCCAGGTGCGGGCTCACACGCAGCATCGAGTGCCCCGCCAGCAACGGCGCACGCCAGGAGTCGGCCGCGGTCACCAGGATCCCGGTCTCGAGAAGCTTGTCCCGGGCTGCGGCCACGTCGGCCGCCCCCCACCCGGGTGGAGCCGCGAGGGTGACCAGAGCGGACGGTTCGTCGACCGGCTCCATGACCTCCCAGCTGCCGATGCCGTGCAGCCGTTCACGAGCGATCCGGCCGATCGACGCGAGTTCCCGGAACACCTGCTGTTGACCCAGGTCGAGGATCTCGGACACCGCGGTGCCCAGGCCGAGCTGACCCGCGATGAACGATTCCGACGACTCCACCTCCACCTGCGCGAGCGAATCGGCTCGGACGCCGACGAACCCGACGCCACGCGGACCGGTGAGCCACTTGCGTGAGGTTCCGTACACGACGTCGGCTCCGGTTACCGTCGGCACGTGACCGACCGACTGCGCCATGTCGGCCACCACCGGCACGCTCGCGTGGTGGGCCACCTCGACGATCTCGCGAAGCGGCTGAACCGCGCCGTTCCCCGACCCGATGTGGCAGATGTGGATGAAGTCCGGCTGCTCGAACTGCAGCATGTTCTCGAGCGCGTCCACATCGACGTGACCGTAGACATCCGCCGACGGGAGCACGCGCACCGCGAAGTCCCGACGCTCGAACTCGTCGAGGTTGGGCCCGAACTCGTTCTTCGCGACCCACACGGTGGGCGACAGCGGCAACGTCCAGCTGTTCAGGATCGCGCGCAGTCCGGCCCGCGCGCTGTCGCGGAACGACAGCTCCTCCGGGGTGTGCCCGATGAGCGACCCCAGGTCCCGTCGGCCGCGCTGCAGCGCCTCCGCCTCGTCATCGGCGGCCACGTACGAACCCCGCACGGCCTCTTTCTCCAGGTGCAGGCTGATCGCCTCGATCACGGCCCGTGACGACCGTCCCGCCGATGCCGCATCCAGGTGCGCGATCGACGGCTCCGCCCGAGCTGCATGCCACTTTTCACCGAGTTCGCTGCAGTACATGCCCGCAAATCTACCCTCGTGCACGATCAGATGATCGGGTCGCTCCTCACGAGGTGGAGCCGGAACGCTCCGCCCACCACTTCTTCAACGCAGCCTCGGCCTCGTCGCGGGACAGGGGACCGGAGTCCAGGCGCAGTTCCTTCAGGTGGCGCCAGGCCTCACCGACGAGCGGACCCGGCGGGAGGTCGAGGAGATTCATGATGGCGTTGCCGTCCAGATCAGGACGAACGCGGTCGAGGTCCTCCGCCTCCTTGAGGACGGCGATCCGATGCTCCAGGTCGTCGTACGTCTCCTGCAGTTTGCGGGCGCGGCGGCGATTGCGCGTCGTGCAGTCCGCGCGCACCAGCTTGTGGAGCCGGTCGAGCAGCGGCCCCGCATCGGTCACGTAGCGGCGCACCGCCGAGTCGGTCCACCTGCCATCACCGTATCCGTGGAAGCGCAGGTGCAGGAAGACCAGTTGCGACACATCGTCGACGACGGCCTTCGGGTACTTCAGCGCCCGCATCCGCTTGCGCACCATCTTCGCGCCCACCACCTCGTGGTGATGGAAGCTGACACCGCCGCCGTCCTCGTGGCGGCGCGTCGCGGGCTTGCCGATGTCGTGCAGCAACGCGGCCCACCGCAGTACGACGTCGGGATCACCGGTCTCCAGATCGATCGCCTGCCGGAGCACGGTCAGCGAATGCTGGTAGACGTCCTTGTGCTGGTGATGCTCGTCGATCGTCAGCTTCATGCCGGGGATCTCGGGCAGCACCCGCTCTGCGAGACCGGTCTCCACCAGGAGGTCGACGCATTCCAGCGGATGCTCGCCGCAGATCATCTTGTCCAGTTCGACGCGAATCCGTTCCGCGGTGATCCGGTCGATCTGGGCGGCCATGTCGCGCGTGGCCGCCAGCACCCGATCGGTCAGACCGAAGCCCAGCTGGGACACGAACCGGACACCGCGCAGCATGCGCAGCGGATCGTCGTTGAACGAGTTCTCCGGAGCGGCCGGGGTATCGATCACTCCGGCCAGCAGGTCGGTGATGCCGTCCAACGGGTCGCAGAACTCCTGCTCGCCGTCGGCAAGCAAGCGCACCGCCATCGCATTGACCCGGAAGTCCCGGCGAATGAGGTCGCCGTCGAGGGTGTCGCCGAAGGTGACGACCGGATTCCGGCTCACCTGGTCGTACATGTCCGATCGGAAGGTGGTGATTTCCACCATGTGCTCACCGAACTGTGCGCTGAGGGTCCCGAAGTCGATGCCTGTGTCCCAGACGTTGTCGGCCCACCCTTTCAGGATCTGGGCGATCACGTCGGGCCGGGCGTCGGTGGTGAAGTCGAGATCGTTGCCCAGACGCCCGAGCACTGCGTCCCGTACCGAACCGCCGACCAGGTACAACTCGTGACCGCGGTCGGCGAACCTCGAAGCCAGCGGAGTCAGTACATCGCTCAATGAGCGAAGAGTCACGGCGGCCGACGCCAGCAGCCGGGTGCGGCGTTCGGCGCGAGCCCCGTCGCTCGTGCGGCTCCCCTGCGCGCTGTCGGTCATGGGATGAGAGCCTACCGACTGCGACATAGGGCCCGCCCCATCAGCCTGTTGGGCTAACAGACGGTAACGAGCGGCTAGCATCGGAGTGTGTCCGCCGAACCATCGCTGCACCATACGGACGTCGCCTCCGACGCTCCGGCAACAGGTGACGGCGCAGGACCGGCGAAGAACTCGGGAAACCCGCAAAGCGCGCGCAGCCGACGCAACCGTCGCGGCCGGCGGCGACGGGGTCGTCGGTCCGGCCGGCCCACCGAGACCAAGCGCAGCGATAGCACTGCGGAACCGGCCCAGGCGAAGACCGGCACCGACCAGGCGCCCAAACCGTCCGATCTAGCGGCACGCAAGCAGCGCGCCCCGGGAAACACGTCCAACTCGCCGGCTTCCATGCCGCGCAACCGTCGTCGCGGCAACCGTCGCACCGGTGAGCCCGACCAGGCGCCGAAGCTGCGGACTGTCCGGGAGACATCGGCGGGCGGTCTCGTGCTCTCCGATATCGAGGCCCCGTTCGACGACCTCTCAGCAGCTCTCATCGGCCGCGTCGATCGCCGCGGACGCACCATGTGGTCCCTCCCGAAGGGGCACATCGAGACGGGGGAGACCGCCGAGCAGACCGCGATGCGCGAGGTCGAGGAGGAGACCGGCATCGAGGGCACCATCATCGCGCCCCTCGGGAAGATCGATTACTGGTTCGTCAGCGAAGGCCGGCGCATCCACAAGACGGTGCACCACTACCTGCTGCGCTTCACCGGAGGCGAATTGTCCGATGAGGACTACGAAGTCAGCGAAGTGGCGTGGGTGCCGTTGACGGAACTGCCCCGCCGGCTCACGTACTCTGACGAACGACGTCTCGCGCGGACGGCAGAATCGGTGATCGCCGATCTGCGCAGTGACCCGAGTCGGTTGGCACAGTCGGAGGCCAGCTGCGTCCGCACCGAACCGAACGATTATGAGAAAGCCGCAGCCGCCCGCAATCAGCGCCGAAACGAGCCGCCGCCCCCGGTCAAGCCCCGGCGGCGCAGGAGGCGACCGCGGCGACCGGCGACCGGTGACAGCTGACCGCATGGGTCGCGGCGCACGGCTGTCCGCGCTGCTGACCGCGGTGGTCCTCGCATTCGGATTCATCCTCGCGTTCGCGAGCATCGAGCCGTCGAGCGCGTCGGCGGCCCCCGGAAACGGACCAGAGACCGGTTACGCCTCCGTCTCGCTGACGGATGTCACCCCGTCGACCGTCACCAGCTCCACCGGCCGCACGGTGACGGTGAAGGGCCGGGTCACCAATACCTTCGACCGGCCGATTCACGACGTCATCGCCCGCTTGCAGCGCGGATCAGCGGTATCGTCCACCGACCTTCGGACCTCGCTCGCCCAGGACTCCTCCGCGTACGGCGTGAGCACCCCGTTCCAGAAGGTCACCGACCGACTCGGCGCAGGCGAGTCCGCCGAGTTCACTCTCCGGGTCCCGCTGTCGGGCAGCGGACTCGAGGTCGATCAGGCAGGCGTCTACCCACTGCTCGTCAACGTCAACGGCACCCCCGAGTACGGCGGGCAGGCGCTCATCGGCGATTCGCACACCATGCTGCCGGTCCTGTCACTGCCATCCGATCGCGGGCGCGCCCGCAACTGGGTCGATCCGGCCACCGGCCAGGACCCCGTCCCGCTGCTCGGGCGAGACGGATCGGTTGCCGCCAACAACAGGCGGCCTGCCCGTTACACCTTCCTCTGGCCGCTCGCCGCACCTCCGCAGCAAGCGGGGGGTATCCTCGGCGGAAATACCGCCGACCTGCGTCTTCTCAACGATCAGATGGCGAAGTCGCTCAGTTCCGACGGTCGTCTCGGCTCGTCCCTGGAGGCACTCGAGACGGTGGCGGGCATCGACGAGTCCGGCGACCCCGACCGCGAACAGTCCGCGGCCCAGCGCCACGTGCGCGAAGCGATGTGCATCGCCGTCGACCCCAACCTGCTGCACACCGCGCAGAGCATGGCCGACGGCTACGTGATCACCGAGGACCCGGCCGACCCGGACGCGGACACGCGCGAGGGGAACGGCTCGGAGACCGCCGCGCGCTGGCTGCAGCGCCTGTCGCACGTCGCCTCCACCATGTGCGTCACCGCGCTTCCCTACGCGCAGGCCGGACTCGACTCCCTGCAGAGCATCGGCGACGAGGATCTGAACAAGTCGGCCATCGACGGTGCCTACGACGTCGTCGATCAGACGCTCGGCGTCACATCCGTCCGCGGCCTCACGGTTCCGGCGGTCGGGGCCCTCAGCGAGCGCGGTCGCACGCTGCTCGAAGGCGTAGAACGTTCCAGTGCCGCGGCGGTCGTCTCCACCTCCGTCGAGCCGTCGCCCGGTCGGCCCTCGGCATCCTCGCGTCTCGGGCGCTACGAATCCGGCGGATTTCCGCTGCAGACCTACGACCCGGGCGTGAGTGCCGCCCTCGGCGGCATGGGCGGCCAGCCCGCGGTCCCGACGTACGTGCCCGCATGGCAGCGTCCCGACCTGGCAGACGAATCGGCGGCCAGTCGACGGCAGACGGCTGCGGCGAGCCTCGCGTTCCCGATGCTCGACGTTCCGCCCCCGTCGACGGGCGACCGCTCCGCTGCCGACGACCAGGACTCGGTGACCGGTCGCAGCGCCTTCGTCGTCCCGCCCACCTACTGGTCACCGACTCCCGCGGATGCGCACGCCATCCTCGGCACGTCCGCCCTCATGGTGGCCTCCGGCGTCGCCGACCCGGTATCGCTCAAGGACGTCATAGGCGAACTCCCGCGAGCGTCGGGCGACGCGGAGCTGACCGTTCCCGGAGACGTCGACAAGCTCGCCGCGACCGGATACCCGCTGTCGTCCAAGCACCTCTTCGACGTGCGGCGCGACGTACGGCTCATCGGTTCGCTCCAGGACTCGTTCCGATCCGGTCCCGACCTGCCGTTCACGCCGCGCCAGTACCTCTGGCCCCTGCGCGGCGACATCCTCCGTGCGATCTCGGCGCCGTCGACCACCGATCTCACGGTGTACCGGACCGAACGTCCGCAGCGGCTCGCCGCAGTGGAGCAGACGTTGAGTCACATGCAGCAGTCGGTGTCGCTCCTCGACCCCGGGGGCCGGTACACGCTGGCCTCCGAACGCAGCCCGCTGCTGCTGGTGGTGCGCAACGAGCTCGCGCTCCCCATCAAGGTCCGTCTCGACATCACCGCGCCCGATGCGATCAGCGTCGGCGATATGGGAGTCGTCGAGATCCCCCGCCAGGGCACCCGTCAGCTGCAGCTCCCCACTCAAGCGTCGAGCTCCGAGCCGGCAACCGTCCGGATCGCACTGGTGACCGACAACGACGTCCCGCTGAGCAGCCCCGTCGATCTGTCCATCTACGCGAACGCGTACGGAAAGCCGTTGTTCTACATCACCATCGGCGCAGCGGTGATACTGGTCCTGTTGACGGCGCGACGCCTGTGGCACCGGTTCCGGGGCGAACCGGACAGGGCCGACGAGGACCGACCCGAGGCAGACGAGCGCGAACGCGAACTCGCCTCGGCCGGATACCAGCAGCGCAAGGCGGCCGAACGCGTCAGCGACGTTGACGAGCACGGGGACTCGGATGAGGGAGGCGTGGATGACGACCGAGCGTGAACAGGTGGAGAAGCCGTCCGACGAGAGCATCATGCGGACCGGCGGATCCATCGCGATCGCCACGCTGACCAGCCGGATCACCGGATTCGTTCGCACCGTCCTGGTGCTGGCAATGCTGGGTCCCGCAATCGCATCGGCCTTCCAGGCCGCGTACGTCCTGCCCGGCATGGTCGCCGAGGTGCTGCTCGGCGCGGTGCTCACCGCGATCGTGATCCCGGTGCTGGTACGCGCCGAATCGGAGGACGGCGACGGCGGCGCCGACTTCATCAACCGCATCTTCACGCTCACCGTCGTCATTCTGGGGGCGGCGACTGTCGTCGTCGTCATCGCGGCGCCGCTGCTCACCATGCTCAACGTCGGCGACGGCGAGGTGAACCGCGGTCTCGCCACGGCGCTCGCGTATCTGCTGCTCCCGGAAGTCATCTTCTACGGACTATCTGCCCTGTTCATCGCGATCCTGAACATGAAGGGCGTGTTCAAACCCGGTGCGTGGGCGCCGGTCATGAACAACATCGTTCAGATCACGACGCTCGTCCTGTACTTCGTGATGCCCGGTGAGATCACCCTCAACCCGATCCGGATGTCCGACCCCAAGCTGCTGGTGCTCGGTATCGGCACCACGCTCGGCGTGGTGATGCAGGCGGCGATCCTGATCCCGTATCTGAAGAAGGCCGGCGTCCAGCTGCAGTTGCAGTGGGGGATCGACGACCGCCTGCGCCAGTTCGGCGGCATGGCCGTCGCCATCATCACCTACGTGCTGATCCTGCAGGTGGGCTTGGTGATCACCTACCGCATCGCCGCCCATGCGAGCGCGGCCGGCATCTCCGCCTACGCGACGCACTGGCAGCTGCTCCAGCTCCCGTACGGCGTCCTGGGCGTGACGATCCTCACCGCGATCATGCCGCGACTGTCGCGCAACGCCGCCGCCGAGGACACCGCGGCCGTCGTCGAGGACATGTCACTGGCCACCCGCCTCACGATGCTGTCTCTGGTTCCGGTCGTCGCGTTCATGACCTTCTTCGGTCCCGCGATCGGCATCGCCATCTTCAACTTCGGCAAGTTCGACGCCGAGACCGCATCGCAGCTCGGTTCGGTGCTCGCATGGGGTGCTTTCACCCTCATCCCGTACGCGATGACTCTGGTCCAGCTCCGCGTGTTCTACGCACGCGAGGACGCCTGGACTCCGACGGCCATGGTCCTGGGCATCACCGCCGTCAAGGTCGGCTCGTCCTACCTGGGACCGGTTCTGTTCGACGATCCCGAACTCGTGGTCCGCTGGCTGTCGCTCTCCAACGGGCTCGGCTACCTGGTGGGTGCCATCGTCGGGCACATTCTGCTGAAGAAGGCACTCGGGGGCGCCAAGCTCAACGAAGTCGCACGGACGTCGCTGATCACCTTCGGCGTGTCCCTCATGGTCGCGCTCGCGGTCTGGCTCGTCGCCGAGATGACCGGCTTGGCGCGGATGTCGACGAACGCCGGGAAGATCGGTTCGGTCGTCTATCTGGGGATCACCGCGATCGTCGTGCTGGGTGTCACCTACTTCCTGCTGACCGCGCTCAAACTGCCCGACATGGTGTCCATCAGTCGCGCCGCCATGCGGCTGATCGCCCGATTCATCCCGTCGCTCGCCCCCGCTCCGATCCCGGAGGACGACGACGAGGACCCACGGACGATGACCGTCCAGATGCCGAGGATCTCGGGTGACGAATCGTTCCCGTACGCTGGACAAGTAGACGTCCGACGACGCTTCGACCGGGGAACAGCCACCTGGCAGGAGTACTCGGCGTACTCCGGGGGTGCGGCAGGCGAGACCACCGTCATCCCCGTCGTGCGTCCGGGTCGTCCAGTGCCTCCCCCGCATCGACGCCGTCCCGGGCCGTCGCATGCCGCCCAGTCGTCTTCACCGCAGCGTCCCCGAGGAGTACCGCCCATGACCAACGACGGCAAGGCCGACCGCCGGCCGTCGAACGATCCGACCCGTGCGGCGGCCGCGACGCCGGTCGCGCACCAGCGCGGGCCGCGTCTCGTTCCGGGGGCCGCAGTGGCGGGCGGCCGTTACCGCCTGCTCGAGCCGCAGGGCGGCACGCACGGCCTGGCTTTCTGGCGTGCCAAGGACACCGGTCTCGATCGCGAGGTCGGACTCACCTTCGTCGATCCCGACCAGAAGGCGCCGGCCCCCACCGACCAGGGCGCTCCGCCGGAGGGACCGCAGGCGATCCTGCACCGCACACGCCGCCTCGGACAGCTGCACACAGCCGGCGTGGCACGCGTGCTCGACGTCGTGCGCCACGCCTCCGGCGGCATCGTGGTCACCGAATGGGTCAACGGATCGACCCTGGCGGAGGTGGCGAAGACCTCGCCGTCCGCGACAGGCGCCGCACGCGCCGTCCGGGCTCTCGCGGCGGGTGCCGAGGCCGCGCACCGCGCAGGCGGCGTCCTGTCCATCGATCACCCGGACCGGATCCGCATCAGCACCGATGGCGACGCCGTGCTCGCCTTCCCGGCGATCATGCCGGGCGACGACCGGACGTCGGACGTCCGAGGACTCGGCGCGGTCCTGTACGCACTCCTCCTGAACCGGTGGACCCTCGATGGGCAGACCGGCAAGAAGGTGATCACGTCGGCCACCGCAGACCAGACCGTCGGCGGGATGCGCAGCGCACAGCCCGATCCGAAGAATCCCGCCCAGCCGATATCGCCACTCGATGTGCAGCCCGGGATCCCGTTCGAGATCTCGGCGGTAGCGACGCGAGCCCTGCAGGGCGACCACGGTATCCGCACCGCCGGGACCGTTCAGCACGTCCTCGATCAGGCGACGGTCGTCGACCTGAACACCGACATGCTGCCGCGCGTCGAGAACCGCGGCGCCCCTGTCTCCGTCGCGCCGATCAGCCGAACCCGGAAGGAACGGCTGCTCGGTGAGGGCGAGGCAGGAAAGCGGAACGGTGCCCTGCTCTGGGGAGCCGGTCTGTTCGTGCTGTTCGTGATCATCGCGATCATCGTGGCGGCGACCAACATGTTCGGCTCCGACGACAGTGCCGGAGACTTCGACACATTCCTGCCGCAGGAGTCCTCGAGCGCCCCCGCGCAGCCGGAGGCACCCGGAAAACCGGAACCGTCGGCACCGCCGCCTGCCGAGCCCATCGAGGCCCGCGGCGTCGCCCTGTTCGACGTGTCGGGGCAGCCGGCCGAATCGTCCCCGAACCTCGAGCACCTCCTGACCGGGGAATCGCCTGCCTGGCGGACCGACAGCTACCAGGGCTCTCCCGACTTCGCCGGACTCAAGGACGGATTGGGGCTCATGTTCCGCCTGAAGTCCCCGGGAACGGTCAAGTCGGTGACCATCGAGACGCCCACGACCGGCTTCGACGTCGAGCTGCGCACGGCGACCGAACGTCCGCGGAGTCTCGACGCAACGAAGCAGGTCGGCGGCGGGACCGTAGGGGACCGCAAGACCACCCTGGATGTGGAATCACCTGGCAAGGCCTCCTACTTCATCGTCTGGCTCACCTCGCTTCCGCAGGGACCCGGCGGATTCCAGGCGACGATAGACCGCGTCATCCTGCGATGACCGACCTTCCCGACGGTGCGGTCCTCTGCGACGACGGCCTCGTGCGGACGGTATGGGGCGCAGCGCCCGGGATGATGCGGGACTACTACGACACCGAGTGGGGCCTGCCCGTCTCGGGCGAGAGCGCCCACTTCGAACGCCTCAGCCTCGAAGGCTTCCAGGCCGGACTGTCGTGGGCGACGATCCTGCGCAAGCGGCCCGCGTTCCGGGAGGTTTTCCACGGGTTCGACGCCGATGCCGTCGCTCGCTTCACCGGCGCCGACGTCGAGCGTCTCCTCGATGACGCTCGAATCGTGCGCAACCGCGCCAAGATCGAGGCCACCATCACCAACGCGCAGGCGACGATCGCAATGCGTGATGAGGGCGGTCTCGAGACGTTCCTGTGGTCCTTTCAACCCGAGGACACGCCCAGACCCTCGACGATCGCCGACGTGCCGACCACCTCTCCTGAATCGAAGGCGCTATCGAAGGCGTTGCGTAAGAAGGGCTTCCGGTTCGTAGGTCCGACAACGACGTACGCTCTCATGGAAGCGCTGGGAATCGTCGACACGCATGTGATGGCGTCGTACCGCCGAGGCAGTTCGGGCGTCTGGCCAAGCTGATATCCACCTGGTCACGACGTGGCGAATCGAGCCGGGCGGGTACGCCGGTCGCTTACGATTGACCGCAATGAGAAACGATTCTGGCGGTCGGGTGTACGGCGGATTGTCGGCTCATGACCGGCAGGAGCAACGCCGGACGTCGTTGATCGCCGCGGGACTCGAGCTCTTCGGCACCGTCGGCTACCTGAACGCGTCGGTCAAGCGAGTCTGCGACGAAGCCGGTCTCACTCAGCGCTACTTCTACGAGTCCTTTCCCGACCGCGCCGCGCTGCTCGGTGCCGTGTATCAGCACTGCGTCGACACCGCGCGAACCGCAACGCTCACCGCAGCTGCCACGGTCTTCGACGACGTCGGTGTCGGCGGGGGACCGGTACCGACCGAACTGGTGCCCGATCTGGCGGAGACCGCCCTCGGCGGATGCATCCACTGCCTCGCTCATGACCGGAGGCTCGCCCGCATCATCACGATCGAGGTCGTCGGGGTGAGCCCGGAGCTCGAGAAGCTGCGTCTGGACGCGACCCACAAGTGGGCCGAGCTCCTTCTCGGCTTCGCGACCGGAGACGGTCCCGCGACCGCCGAGCAGCGCCTGGCGGCCATCGGACTGATCGGTGCGCTGACCCAGCTCCTCGTCGATTGGCAGACGGCGACCACCGACCCCATCGGGCCCGACGCCGGGCCGGATCTCTTTCAGATCGACGCGATCCACCACGTGATGACCGAGGTCTTCACCGCGACGTTCCAGCGCGTTATCGCACCTGGCTGAGCCGTCAGTTCGTCAGCTTCGGCCGGACCGTGTCGATCACGTTCTGGAGATCGGCGACGACGAACAGCCACTCCGATCCGTCGCCCAGCGTGATGCAGAGCCGATCGCGCTTGCCACCGCTCAACAACTTGCCGGTGCCCGGTGCCCGGCCGACTCCGGCCACGAACTTCAGCGACACGGAGAACCGGACACCGTGTGCGCGTTTGGATTTCGGCTCGAACACAACATGTGTCTTGGTGAGCTGGAGCTCGCCGGGAACGGCGATCCGATCCATGGACCGTGCGGCCTTCCAGCGAGCCAGCGGCTGCTCGTCATTCATGGGTCGAGGATATCGCGGTGGGCCCCGGCGCCCCGCTGCGCCGTTGGACAGCCCCTGCGCGGGCAGCGCGACACTTCCGGCGACTCGGCCTCACCATGAGCCGAAGGGGACACTGCAGCAGTCGCGATACGACGTGTCGGCACCGTCCGACGTGATCGAGCACCGTGGGATTCCGGGCAGCCGTTGCCCACTTCGTTGTGCAATCGATCCACAGATCTCTCTGCGGACCGGCTCGTTCCGATCTAGTTATCCACAAGAAGCCGGAAATCCCCCGAACCGGACGTACCTCCGCCTACATTCTTCCCATGCACCGGGGGATCACTGACTGCCGCAGCGACGCGGAACTGTTGCACGACCACGC
Coding sequences within:
- a CDS encoding murein biosynthesis integral membrane protein MurJ; this encodes MTTEREQVEKPSDESIMRTGGSIAIATLTSRITGFVRTVLVLAMLGPAIASAFQAAYVLPGMVAEVLLGAVLTAIVIPVLVRAESEDGDGGADFINRIFTLTVVILGAATVVVVIAAPLLTMLNVGDGEVNRGLATALAYLLLPEVIFYGLSALFIAILNMKGVFKPGAWAPVMNNIVQITTLVLYFVMPGEITLNPIRMSDPKLLVLGIGTTLGVVMQAAILIPYLKKAGVQLQLQWGIDDRLRQFGGMAVAIITYVLILQVGLVITYRIAAHASAAGISAYATHWQLLQLPYGVLGVTILTAIMPRLSRNAAAEDTAAVVEDMSLATRLTMLSLVPVVAFMTFFGPAIGIAIFNFGKFDAETASQLGSVLAWGAFTLIPYAMTLVQLRVFYAREDAWTPTAMVLGITAVKVGSSYLGPVLFDDPELVVRWLSLSNGLGYLVGAIVGHILLKKALGGAKLNEVARTSLITFGVSLMVALAVWLVAEMTGLARMSTNAGKIGSVVYLGITAIVVLGVTYFLLTALKLPDMVSISRAAMRLIARFIPSLAPAPIPEDDDEDPRTMTVQMPRISGDESFPYAGQVDVRRRFDRGTATWQEYSAYSGGAAGETTVIPVVRPGRPVPPPHRRRPGPSHAAQSSSPQRPRGVPPMTNDGKADRRPSNDPTRAAAATPVAHQRGPRLVPGAAVAGGRYRLLEPQGGTHGLAFWRAKDTGLDREVGLTFVDPDQKAPAPTDQGAPPEGPQAILHRTRRLGQLHTAGVARVLDVVRHASGGIVVTEWVNGSTLAEVAKTSPSATGAARAVRALAAGAEAAHRAGGVLSIDHPDRIRISTDGDAVLAFPAIMPGDDRTSDVRGLGAVLYALLLNRWTLDGQTGKKVITSATADQTVGGMRSAQPDPKNPAQPISPLDVQPGIPFEISAVATRALQGDHGIRTAGTVQHVLDQATVVDLNTDMLPRVENRGAPVSVAPISRTRKERLLGEGEAGKRNGALLWGAGLFVLFVIIAIIVAATNMFGSDDSAGDFDTFLPQESSSAPAQPEAPGKPEPSAPPPAEPIEARGVALFDVSGQPAESSPNLEHLLTGESPAWRTDSYQGSPDFAGLKDGLGLMFRLKSPGTVKSVTIETPTTGFDVELRTATERPRSLDATKQVGGGTVGDRKTTLDVESPGKASYFIVWLTSLPQGPGGFQATIDRVILR
- a CDS encoding DNA-3-methyladenine glycosylase I; the protein is MTDLPDGAVLCDDGLVRTVWGAAPGMMRDYYDTEWGLPVSGESAHFERLSLEGFQAGLSWATILRKRPAFREVFHGFDADAVARFTGADVERLLDDARIVRNRAKIEATITNAQATIAMRDEGGLETFLWSFQPEDTPRPSTIADVPTTSPESKALSKALRKKGFRFVGPTTTYALMEALGIVDTHVMASYRRGSSGVWPS
- a CDS encoding TetR/AcrR family transcriptional regulator — encoded protein: MRNDSGGRVYGGLSAHDRQEQRRTSLIAAGLELFGTVGYLNASVKRVCDEAGLTQRYFYESFPDRAALLGAVYQHCVDTARTATLTAAATVFDDVGVGGGPVPTELVPDLAETALGGCIHCLAHDRRLARIITIEVVGVSPELEKLRLDATHKWAELLLGFATGDGPATAEQRLAAIGLIGALTQLLVDWQTATTDPIGPDAGPDLFQIDAIHHVMTEVFTATFQRVIAPG